A part of Streptantibioticus cattleyicolor NRRL 8057 = DSM 46488 genomic DNA contains:
- a CDS encoding thioesterase II family protein: MTTKWLLHEPSAEAAARLFCLPYSGCGASMYRRWPRRVGGVEVCAVQPPGRENRFREEPYPTYEAMADDLAEALLPYLDRPFAFFGHCASALPGYETALRLAERGHPVPVRLFVSSQVAPHQGPHGRFLRMSDEELAVELRDLVVRLGGSPRPDLIELSLTVLRADVEANKRYRPPRPRRLPCPVTTLGWTEDHEVDHRLMDGWAECGEVTKRLLDGPHYGFLDAPEELLAAFVEDMKVT, encoded by the coding sequence TTGACCACCAAGTGGCTGTTGCACGAGCCGTCCGCGGAGGCGGCGGCGCGGTTGTTCTGCCTCCCCTACTCCGGCTGCGGTGCCTCGATGTACCGGCGCTGGCCGCGCCGGGTGGGCGGGGTGGAGGTGTGCGCCGTCCAGCCGCCGGGCCGGGAGAACCGGTTCCGGGAGGAGCCGTACCCGACGTACGAGGCGATGGCCGACGATCTGGCCGAGGCGCTGCTGCCCTACCTGGACCGGCCGTTCGCCTTCTTCGGCCACTGTGCCTCGGCGCTGCCGGGGTACGAGACGGCGTTGCGGCTGGCCGAGCGGGGCCATCCGGTGCCGGTGCGGCTCTTCGTCTCCTCGCAGGTGGCACCGCACCAGGGGCCGCACGGGCGGTTCCTGCGGATGAGCGACGAGGAGCTGGCGGTGGAGCTGCGCGACCTGGTGGTGCGGCTCGGCGGTTCGCCGCGGCCGGATCTGATCGAGCTGAGCCTGACGGTGCTGCGGGCCGACGTGGAGGCCAACAAGCGCTACCGGCCGCCCCGTCCGCGCCGGCTGCCGTGCCCGGTGACCACGTTGGGGTGGACCGAGGACCACGAGGTGGACCACCGGCTGATGGACGGCTGGGCGGAGTGCGGCGAGGTCACCAAGCGCCTCCTGGACGGCCCGCACTACGGATTCCTGGACGCCCCCGAGGAGTTGCTGGCGGCCTTCGTGGAGGACATGAAGGTCACCTGA
- a CDS encoding non-ribosomal peptide synthetase, giving the protein MTIPAPAVDGVHAFGLPDAAPEAVLAALAAVLHRRTLRETVRVGCAGGELRARFGPGTGFATLTEWARQALTGTCGERPAEEADEAPDAWFGTPDLGPGAALGLAPTTVRGTPAALLHHDPALLPPAEAARLAGQLATALADGLRHPRRPVAALELATDEDRAQVTAWGTGAPAGPARRIEDLVAARARATPDAIAVGCAGDELSYAALVRDAGEVAARLRAAGTGPDDVVAVLAERSTRLVVALLGVLTAGAGYLALEPDAPRERLARLLAGAGVRVVLAQDDLAGAVPPGPLVLPLHDPDAPAPDPVPAPHAGPDGLAYVSYTSGSTGEPKGVCVPHRAVARLVDGPDWACIGPEDVFLHLSPAAFDASTWEIWGALGNGARLAVLPPGPVDAGRLAEVLRAEQVTVVWLTAGLFDRMTTSHLDAFAGVRHVLAGGDVVSPDAVARLLAAHPHLVFTNGYGPTENTTFTCCWTTRRPPADGPLPIGRPIRGTRVAVLDAALRPVPVGVPGELWAAGDGLARGYLGMPGRTAEVFVPDPSPAGPGARMYRTGDLAGWRPDGTLAFHGRADRQVKVRGYRVEPGEVEAALTARPEVGQAVVVAQPDGAGGRRLLAYVTAPGCDPAERDRLPVVLRERLRATLAPYLVPWAVLVVPELPLTANGKVDRAALPAARRSPRALATGYVPPCTRSERWLAELWGTLLGVEPVGVEDDFFELGGHSLIAAELLNRLHTEFGVEVPARTLYLRPVIAELAAELDAGPPAPPSAAPLPSASTKGHASS; this is encoded by the coding sequence GTGACCATCCCCGCCCCGGCCGTCGACGGCGTCCACGCCTTCGGCCTGCCCGACGCGGCGCCGGAGGCGGTGCTGGCCGCCCTCGCCGCCGTGCTGCACCGCCGCACCCTGCGCGAGACGGTCCGGGTGGGGTGCGCGGGCGGCGAGCTGCGCGCCCGGTTCGGCCCCGGCACCGGTTTCGCCACGCTCACCGAGTGGGCCCGGCAGGCGCTCACCGGTACGTGCGGCGAGCGTCCCGCCGAGGAGGCCGACGAGGCGCCGGACGCCTGGTTCGGGACGCCGGACCTCGGCCCCGGGGCGGCGCTCGGCCTGGCTCCGACCACCGTCCGGGGCACCCCGGCCGCGCTGCTCCACCACGACCCGGCGCTGCTGCCGCCCGCGGAGGCGGCACGCCTGGCCGGACAGCTCGCCACCGCGCTCGCCGACGGCCTGCGTCACCCCCGACGCCCCGTCGCCGCCCTGGAGTTGGCCACCGACGAGGACCGCGCCCAGGTCACCGCCTGGGGCACCGGCGCCCCGGCCGGCCCCGCGCGCCGGATCGAGGACCTGGTCGCCGCCCGTGCCCGCGCCACCCCGGACGCGATCGCCGTCGGCTGCGCCGGGGACGAGCTGAGCTACGCCGCGCTGGTACGGGACGCGGGCGAGGTGGCGGCCCGGCTGCGGGCGGCCGGCACCGGCCCGGACGACGTGGTGGCGGTGCTGGCCGAACGCTCCACCCGGCTCGTCGTGGCGCTCCTCGGGGTGCTCACCGCCGGCGCCGGATACCTGGCGCTGGAACCCGACGCCCCGCGGGAACGGCTGGCCCGGCTGCTGGCCGGCGCCGGGGTACGGGTGGTGCTCGCGCAGGACGACCTGGCCGGCGCGGTGCCGCCCGGCCCCCTCGTACTGCCGCTGCACGACCCCGACGCCCCGGCCCCGGACCCGGTCCCCGCGCCGCACGCCGGGCCGGACGGGCTCGCCTACGTCAGCTACACCTCCGGTTCCACCGGTGAGCCCAAGGGTGTGTGCGTACCGCACCGTGCCGTCGCCCGGCTGGTCGACGGCCCCGACTGGGCGTGCATCGGCCCCGAGGACGTCTTCCTGCACCTGTCCCCGGCCGCCTTCGACGCCTCGACCTGGGAGATCTGGGGCGCGCTGGGCAACGGTGCCCGGCTGGCCGTGCTGCCGCCCGGCCCGGTGGACGCCGGCCGGCTCGCCGAGGTGCTGCGGGCCGAGCAGGTCACCGTGGTGTGGCTCACCGCCGGCCTCTTCGACCGGATGACCACCTCCCACCTCGACGCCTTCGCCGGGGTGCGCCACGTCCTGGCCGGTGGTGACGTGGTCTCCCCCGACGCGGTGGCGCGGCTGCTGGCGGCCCACCCGCACCTGGTGTTCACCAACGGCTACGGGCCCACCGAGAACACCACGTTCACCTGCTGCTGGACCACCCGGCGGCCACCGGCCGACGGGCCGCTGCCGATCGGCCGCCCGATCCGCGGCACCCGGGTCGCCGTGCTCGACGCCGCCCTGCGCCCGGTGCCGGTGGGCGTACCCGGTGAGCTGTGGGCCGCCGGCGACGGGCTGGCCCGGGGCTACCTGGGCATGCCGGGGCGCACCGCCGAGGTGTTCGTGCCCGACCCGTCCCCGGCCGGGCCCGGCGCGCGGATGTACCGCACCGGGGACCTGGCCGGCTGGCGGCCGGACGGCACCCTGGCCTTCCACGGCCGGGCCGACCGCCAGGTCAAGGTGCGCGGCTACCGGGTGGAGCCCGGCGAGGTGGAGGCCGCGCTCACCGCCCGCCCCGAGGTGGGCCAGGCGGTGGTGGTGGCCCAGCCGGACGGCGCCGGCGGGCGGCGGCTGCTCGCCTACGTCACCGCCCCGGGCTGCGACCCGGCCGAGCGCGACCGGCTCCCGGTGGTGCTGCGCGAGCGGCTGCGCGCCACCCTCGCCCCCTACCTCGTGCCGTGGGCGGTGCTGGTCGTCCCGGAGTTGCCGCTGACCGCCAACGGCAAGGTGGACCGGGCCGCGCTGCCCGCCGCGCGGCGCTCACCGCGGGCGCTGGCCACCGGTTACGTACCGCCGTGTACCCGCTCCGAGCGGTGGCTCGCCGAGTTGTGGGGGACGCTGCTGGGGGTCGAACCGGTCGGGGTGGAGGACGACTTCTTCGAGCTGGGCGGCCATTCGCTGATCGCCGCGGAACTCCTCAACCGGCTGCACACCGAGTTCGGGGTGGAGGTGCCGGCCCGCACGCTCTACCTGCGGCCGGTGATCGCCGAACTCGCCGCGGAGCTGGACGCCGGGCCCCCGGCGCCGCCGTCCGCCGCTCCCCTCCCGTCCGCTTCCACGAAAGGCCACGCCTCGTCATGA
- a CDS encoding ACT domain-containing protein: MTAAAPQRLRVLPGGWTVRHLPSGTPVPDEAWLAVVRAPEGLTVVAPGGPDGWRALYAGESAHGVDAPGMLAALTGPLAAAGVPVFVVSTYHADLVLVPGDRLAVACAALRAAGHTVRT, from the coding sequence GTGACCGCCGCCGCGCCGCAACGGCTGCGGGTGCTCCCCGGCGGCTGGACGGTACGCCACCTGCCGTCGGGCACACCCGTGCCCGACGAGGCGTGGCTGGCCGTGGTGCGCGCCCCGGAGGGGCTGACCGTGGTGGCCCCGGGCGGCCCGGACGGGTGGCGCGCGCTGTACGCCGGGGAGAGCGCGCACGGCGTGGACGCGCCGGGGATGCTGGCGGCGCTGACCGGCCCGCTGGCGGCGGCCGGGGTGCCGGTGTTCGTGGTCTCCACCTACCACGCCGACCTGGTGCTGGTGCCCGGCGACCGGCTGGCCGTGGCGTGCGCCGCGCTGCGGGCCGCCGGACACACCGTCCGTACCTGA
- a CDS encoding cytochrome P450, translating to MMLPDRPAHVRPEDIGGVDLVDPFLYSDGDPHSVWHAMRRHDPVRWHPVGERLGFWSVTCYDDGDFVMRDHTCFTSQRGTLLNLLGTDDPAGGRQMAATDPPKHTRMREPLQRSLTNKAVERYRERIRHEVRRILAPAVTGEPYDFAGEMTALPMAVTGTIMGLPQRDWAELTRLTLMSIAPDDPEYMTDGGPRATLEAAHRGLFAYFQDVVGERRRDLGDDLLSTLLTMEIDGRPLGAGEVLSNCYSLLLGANVTTPYVPSAAMERMVADPALAADWLGHPELVQSGVEEALRWSSPANHFMRYAVKDVTVHGVEIPAGDAVVVWLGSANRDERAFADPFRFDIRRRPNRHIAFGAGPHYCVGHTVARVSLRVLFEELIGRFEGFEQAGPAEHLCSNFVAGIKHLPVTARVRAGQERVFAVAAAS from the coding sequence ATGATGCTCCCCGACCGCCCCGCGCACGTGCGCCCCGAGGACATCGGCGGCGTGGACCTGGTCGACCCCTTCCTCTACAGCGACGGCGATCCGCACAGCGTGTGGCACGCGATGCGGCGGCACGACCCGGTGCGCTGGCACCCGGTGGGCGAACGGCTGGGGTTCTGGTCGGTCACCTGCTACGACGACGGTGACTTCGTGATGCGCGACCACACCTGCTTCACCTCGCAACGCGGCACCCTGCTCAACCTGCTGGGCACCGACGACCCGGCGGGCGGACGGCAGATGGCGGCCACCGACCCGCCCAAGCACACCCGGATGCGCGAACCGCTGCAACGCTCGCTCACCAACAAGGCGGTCGAACGCTACCGGGAACGCATCCGCCACGAGGTACGGCGCATCCTCGCCCCGGCGGTCACCGGTGAACCGTACGACTTCGCCGGGGAGATGACCGCGCTGCCGATGGCGGTCACCGGCACCATCATGGGGCTGCCGCAACGGGACTGGGCCGAGCTGACCCGGCTGACCCTGATGTCGATCGCGCCGGACGACCCGGAGTACATGACCGACGGCGGCCCCCGGGCGACCCTGGAGGCGGCCCACCGGGGGCTGTTCGCCTACTTCCAGGACGTGGTCGGCGAACGCCGCCGCGACCTCGGCGACGACCTGCTGAGCACCCTGCTCACCATGGAGATCGACGGCCGGCCGCTCGGCGCCGGCGAGGTGCTCTCCAACTGCTACAGCCTGCTGCTCGGCGCCAACGTCACCACCCCGTACGTGCCCAGCGCGGCGATGGAACGCATGGTGGCCGACCCGGCGCTCGCCGCGGACTGGCTGGGCCACCCCGAACTGGTGCAGTCCGGGGTCGAGGAGGCTCTGCGCTGGTCCTCGCCGGCCAACCACTTCATGCGCTACGCCGTCAAGGACGTCACCGTGCACGGGGTGGAGATCCCGGCCGGGGACGCGGTGGTGGTGTGGCTGGGGTCGGCCAACCGGGACGAACGGGCCTTCGCCGACCCGTTCCGCTTCGACATCCGGCGCCGCCCCAACCGGCACATCGCGTTCGGCGCCGGCCCGCACTACTGCGTGGGGCACACCGTGGCCCGGGTCAGTCTGCGGGTGCTGTTCGAGGAACTGATCGGCCGGTTCGAGGGGTTCGAGCAGGCCGGCCCCGCGGAGCATCTGTGTTCCAACTTCGTGGCCGGGATCAAACACCTGCCGGTCACCGCCCGGGTGCGGGCCGGGCAGGAGCGGGTGTTCGCCGTGGCCGCCGCGTCCTGA